The following coding sequences are from one Musa acuminata AAA Group cultivar baxijiao chromosome BXJ2-4, Cavendish_Baxijiao_AAA, whole genome shotgun sequence window:
- the LOC135610092 gene encoding actin-related protein 6-like isoform X1, whose translation MSKGSAVVIDNGAGLCKAGFGGDMDPIAVVPNSLGRSANSKRWLVADELRAADADVTSVSLRRPFDRGYLVNPDLQREVWERVLRTLLRVDPARSSLLLVEPLFNPLAAQRTTDEIVFEDLGFRSLCVADSPSLVHLYEASRRTDCQSHSQCSLVVDCGFSFTHAAPVVHNFTLNYGVRRLDLGGKALTNYLKELVSYRSVNLMEETLIIDHAKEKLCFVSLDVPRDLRVARRSGKDNPFKCTYVLPDGIEHTKGYVKDFDEARRYLSLPYESSSTDSGLKEEMSPSQHNAEKSVEQRRIDLTQNEFTLTNERFLVPEMLFRPSDLGMNQAGLAECIVRAVNACHPLLHPVLFESIILTGGSSLFPRFAERLERDLRPLVPDDYQVKITSQEDPILGVWRGGSLLASSPEFESMCITKSEYEEIGSPRCRRRFFH comes from the exons ATGTCGAAAGGAAGCGCCGTGGTCATCGACAATGGGGCTGGGCTGTGCAAGGCCGGTTTCGGCGGAGATATGGATCCTATCGCCGTCGTCCCCAATAGCCTCGGCCGTTCCGCCAATTCGAAAAGGTGGCTGGTGGCGGACGAGCTCCGTGCTGCCGATGCTGACGTGACTTCCGTGTCCCTCCGACGGCCCTTTGACCGCGGCTACCTCGTCAATCCGGATCTCCAGAGGGAGGTGTGGGAAAGGGTCCTTCGGACCCTGCTCCGTGTGGACCCTGCCCGCTCCTCGCTCCTCTTGGTGGAGCCTCTTTTCAACCCGCTGGCCGCCCAGCGCACCACCGACGAGATCGTCTTTGAGGACCTCGGCTTCCGCTCCCTCTGCGTGGCCGACTCACCCTCCCTCGTCCATCTCTATGAGGCCAGTCGCCGCACGGACTGTCAGTCCCACTCCCAGTGCAGCCTCGTGGTGGACTGCGGTTTCTCCTTCACCCACGCCGCCCCCGTGGTCCACAACTTCACCCTCAACTACGGGGTCAGGCGCCTTGACCTCGGCGGCAAGGCTCTCACCAACTACCTCAAGGAGCTCGTCTCCTACCGCTCCGTCAACCTCATGGAAGAGACCCTCATCATTGACCACGCCAAGGAGAAGCTCTGCTTCGTTTCCCTCGATGTACCCCGCGATCTCCGCGTCGCCAG AAGATCTGGAAAAGACAATCCTTTCAAGTGCACATATGTTCTCCCTGATGGTATTGAACATACTAAAGGCTATGTCAAGGACTTTGATGAAGCAAGAAGGTACCTTTCTCTGCCATATGAGAGCTCATCCACAGATTCGGGGCTGAAGGAAGAAATGTCACCCTCTCAACACAATGCAGAGAAATCTGTGGAGCAGAGGAGAATTGACTTGACACAAAAT GAGTTTACCCTGACAAATGAACGTTTCCTTGTTCCTGAAATGCTTTTCCGTCCTTCTGATTTGG GTATGAACCAAGCTGGACTAGCTGAATGCATAGTCCGTGCTGTAAATGCTTGTCATCCTCTTCTTCACCCTGTGCTCTTTGAGAG CATCATATTGACTGGTGGAAGCTCATTATTTCCTCGCTTTGCTGAAAGACT AGAAAGGGATCTTCGACCTCTTGTGCCTGATGATTATCAAGTGAAGATTACTTCACAAGAAGA TCCTATTCTAGGTGTATGGCGAGGTGGTTCGCTGTTGGCATCCAGTCCTGAATTTGAATCAATGTGCATCACGAAGTCCGAATATGAAGAGATTGGATCACCCCGCTGTCGACGTCGCTTTTTTCACTGA
- the LOC135610092 gene encoding actin-related protein 6-like isoform X2 — protein sequence MSKGSAVVIDNGAGLCKAGFGGDMDPIAVVPNSLGRSANSKRWLVADELRAADADVTSVSLRRPFDRGYLVNPDLQREVWERVLRTLLRVDPARSSLLLVEPLFNPLAAQRTTDEIVFEDLGFRSLCVADSPSLVHLYEASRRTDCQSHSQCSLVVDCGFSFTHAAPVVHNFTLNYGVRRLDLGGKALTNYLKELVSYRSVNLMEETLIIDHAKEKLCFVSLDVPRDLRVARRSGKDNPFKCTYVLPDGIEHTKGYVKDFDEARRYLSLPYESSSTDSGLKEEMSPSQHNAEKSVEQRRIDLTQNEFTLTNERFLVPEMLFRPSDLGMNQAGLAECIVRAVNACHPLLHPVLFESIILTGGSSLFPRFAERLERDLRPLVPDDYQVKITSQEECMARWFAVGIQS from the exons ATGTCGAAAGGAAGCGCCGTGGTCATCGACAATGGGGCTGGGCTGTGCAAGGCCGGTTTCGGCGGAGATATGGATCCTATCGCCGTCGTCCCCAATAGCCTCGGCCGTTCCGCCAATTCGAAAAGGTGGCTGGTGGCGGACGAGCTCCGTGCTGCCGATGCTGACGTGACTTCCGTGTCCCTCCGACGGCCCTTTGACCGCGGCTACCTCGTCAATCCGGATCTCCAGAGGGAGGTGTGGGAAAGGGTCCTTCGGACCCTGCTCCGTGTGGACCCTGCCCGCTCCTCGCTCCTCTTGGTGGAGCCTCTTTTCAACCCGCTGGCCGCCCAGCGCACCACCGACGAGATCGTCTTTGAGGACCTCGGCTTCCGCTCCCTCTGCGTGGCCGACTCACCCTCCCTCGTCCATCTCTATGAGGCCAGTCGCCGCACGGACTGTCAGTCCCACTCCCAGTGCAGCCTCGTGGTGGACTGCGGTTTCTCCTTCACCCACGCCGCCCCCGTGGTCCACAACTTCACCCTCAACTACGGGGTCAGGCGCCTTGACCTCGGCGGCAAGGCTCTCACCAACTACCTCAAGGAGCTCGTCTCCTACCGCTCCGTCAACCTCATGGAAGAGACCCTCATCATTGACCACGCCAAGGAGAAGCTCTGCTTCGTTTCCCTCGATGTACCCCGCGATCTCCGCGTCGCCAG AAGATCTGGAAAAGACAATCCTTTCAAGTGCACATATGTTCTCCCTGATGGTATTGAACATACTAAAGGCTATGTCAAGGACTTTGATGAAGCAAGAAGGTACCTTTCTCTGCCATATGAGAGCTCATCCACAGATTCGGGGCTGAAGGAAGAAATGTCACCCTCTCAACACAATGCAGAGAAATCTGTGGAGCAGAGGAGAATTGACTTGACACAAAAT GAGTTTACCCTGACAAATGAACGTTTCCTTGTTCCTGAAATGCTTTTCCGTCCTTCTGATTTGG GTATGAACCAAGCTGGACTAGCTGAATGCATAGTCCGTGCTGTAAATGCTTGTCATCCTCTTCTTCACCCTGTGCTCTTTGAGAG CATCATATTGACTGGTGGAAGCTCATTATTTCCTCGCTTTGCTGAAAGACT AGAAAGGGATCTTCGACCTCTTGTGCCTGATGATTATCAAGTGAAGATTACTTCACAAGAAGA GTGTATGGCGAGGTGGTTCGCTGTTGGCATCCAGTCCTGA